The genomic DNA ACTACGCCAAGGATGGCTCGCTCAAGGGCATCATCCTGTCGGGCAGCCACGCCAGCGTGACCGAAGACACCACCGACCGGGCGCCGCAGGCCGTGTTCGAGCTGGGCCTGCCGGTGCTGGGTATCTGCTACGGCATGCAGACCATGGCGCAGCAGCTGGGCGGCAAGGTGGAAACCGGCCACAAGCGCGAGTTCGGCTTTGCGGCCGTGCGCGCCCGTGGCCACACCGCGCTGCTCAAGGACATTGCCGACTTCACCACGCCTGAAGGCCACGGCATGCTCAACGTGTGGATGAGCCACGGCGACAAGGTCACTGAGTTGCCCCCGGGCTTCAAGCTCATGGCCAGCACCGATAGCTGCCCCATCGCCGGCATGGCCGACGAGGCGCGCCGCTTCTATGCCGTGCAGTTCCACCCTGAAGTCACGCACACCGTGCAGGGCAGGGCGCTGCTCGATCGCTTCGTGCTCGGGATCTGCGCTACCCGCCCCGACTGGGTCATGCGCGACCACATCGCCGAAGCCGTGGAGCAGATCCGCCAGCAGGTGGGCGATGAAGAAGTGATTCTGGGCCTCTCGGGCGGTGTGGATTCGTCCGTGGCCGCGGCGCTGATCCACCGCGCCATCGGCGACCAGCTCACCTGCGTGTTCGTGGACCACGGCCTGCTGCGCCTGAACGAAGGCGACATGGTCATGGACATGTTCGTCGGCAAGCTGCACGCCAAGGTGATCCGGGTGGATGCCAGCGATCTCTTCCTGGGCAAGCTGGCGGGTGTGAGCGAGCCTGAGCAAAAGCGCAAGATCATCGGGGGCCTGTTTGTCGATGTGTTCAAGGCCGAGGCCGCCAAGCTCAAGGGCGACGGAGCGAAGGGTGCCAAGTGGCTGGCCCAGGGCACCATCTACCCCGACGTCATTGAATCCGGCGGCGCCAAGAGCAAAAAGGCCGTCACCATCAAGAGCCACCACAAC from Acidovorax sp. T1 includes the following:
- the guaA gene encoding glutamine-hydrolyzing GMP synthase, whose product is MQHQKILILDFGSQVTQLIARRVREANVYCEVHPCDVTDEWVRDYAKDGSLKGIILSGSHASVTEDTTDRAPQAVFELGLPVLGICYGMQTMAQQLGGKVETGHKREFGFAAVRARGHTALLKDIADFTTPEGHGMLNVWMSHGDKVTELPPGFKLMASTDSCPIAGMADEARRFYAVQFHPEVTHTVQGRALLDRFVLGICATRPDWVMRDHIAEAVEQIRQQVGDEEVILGLSGGVDSSVAAALIHRAIGDQLTCVFVDHGLLRLNEGDMVMDMFVGKLHAKVIRVDASDLFLGKLAGVSEPEQKRKIIGGLFVDVFKAEAAKLKGDGAKGAKWLAQGTIYPDVIESGGAKSKKAVTIKSHHNVGGLPEQLGLKLLEPLRDLFKDEVRELGVALGLPPEMVYRHPFPGPGLGVRILGEVKKEYADLLRRADAIFIEELRNFTDGATGKTWYDLTSQAFTVFLPVKSVGVMGDGRTYDYVVALRAVQTSDFMTADWAELPYALLKKVSGRIINEVRGINRVTYDVSSKPPATIEWE